One Paenisporosarcina sp. FSL H8-0542 genomic region harbors:
- a CDS encoding DctP family TRAP transporter solute-binding subunit, which translates to MKKWMKAIMFLMISMFLLSACNSKEPETKAVNATGDGYEETTIRLAYNLPADHHIAKGLEKFVKDVTEKSDGAIKMQVYPAGQLLNDKDMNQSILTGGVEMGVNSSTLWASTVPAMGIFDVPYVFSDYEKAGEALSGEFGNKLRTAMEEKGAKVLMFADYGYAQFANNKRPLESPSDFEGLKIRSIGDIPSEMIKAYGASPVFMGGGEVYMALKLNTVDGATSGTTAMVQRKYDEVAKYLTINNYAYLEFLLAINQDFWDKLPTKTQTLLTETAKESEEWIRAQAQSEDEKTAKQLEEKGMEVYVVPEEDLPQWKEAAKPAWEAFTKNSGDLGKELLEMVDEQ; encoded by the coding sequence ATGAAAAAATGGATGAAGGCAATTATGTTCTTAATGATTTCTATGTTCTTATTGTCAGCATGTAACTCAAAAGAACCTGAAACAAAAGCAGTCAATGCAACTGGGGACGGGTACGAAGAAACGACTATCAGATTAGCTTATAACTTGCCGGCAGATCACCACATCGCTAAAGGGCTTGAAAAATTCGTGAAAGATGTCACTGAAAAATCTGATGGTGCTATAAAAATGCAAGTATATCCAGCAGGCCAATTATTAAATGATAAGGATATGAACCAGTCCATTCTTACTGGTGGCGTTGAAATGGGTGTCAATTCTTCGACGCTTTGGGCAAGTACAGTCCCTGCAATGGGTATTTTTGATGTTCCATACGTATTCTCAGACTATGAAAAAGCTGGTGAGGCTTTAAGCGGTGAATTCGGGAATAAATTACGTACTGCTATGGAAGAAAAGGGTGCCAAGGTTCTCATGTTTGCTGACTATGGTTATGCACAATTCGCAAACAACAAACGTCCTTTGGAATCACCTTCCGATTTTGAAGGATTGAAGATCCGCAGTATCGGTGACATTCCTTCTGAAATGATCAAAGCATATGGAGCTTCCCCTGTATTCATGGGTGGTGGAGAGGTATATATGGCACTTAAACTAAATACAGTTGACGGAGCAACATCAGGAACAACGGCAATGGTTCAAAGAAAGTATGATGAAGTAGCAAAATATTTAACTATCAATAATTATGCGTACCTCGAGTTTTTATTGGCAATTAATCAGGACTTCTGGGATAAACTTCCTACAAAAACACAAACGCTATTGACTGAAACTGCTAAGGAATCAGAAGAATGGATTCGTGCACAAGCCCAGTCAGAAGATGAAAAGACTGCTAAGCAGTTGGAGGAAAAAGGAATGGAAGTTTATGTAGTGCCTGAAGAGGACTTACCGCAGTGGAAAGAAGCAGCAAAACCTGCTTGGGAGGCATTCACTAAAAACTCTGGCGATTTAGGGAAAGAACTGCTTGAAATGGTTGATGAGCAGTAA
- a CDS encoding GNAT family N-acetyltransferase, with protein MTFQKSKAYITPELFDNMNFDTRLMPSVKKALHNYTVVVKDGEQIVGYVYSNISPKETYSNEFATFFDLSSVNRMNVGCLSQFYIKEEYRQYGVGSTLFKLSMEWLKQFEDVEDYFIFVSNGNEAALEFYKRKGFTVSHKILEEFITVLLNK; from the coding sequence ATGACTTTTCAAAAGTCAAAAGCATACATAACTCCAGAACTCTTTGACAACATGAATTTTGACACACGGTTGATGCCTTCTGTTAAAAAAGCATTACATAATTACACGGTAGTCGTTAAAGATGGTGAGCAGATTGTTGGGTATGTCTATTCGAATATCTCTCCTAAAGAAACATATTCAAATGAATTTGCCACTTTTTTTGACCTATCTAGTGTTAATAGAATGAATGTAGGGTGTTTATCGCAATTTTATATTAAAGAAGAATATAGACAATACGGAGTTGGGTCGACGCTTTTTAAGTTGTCGATGGAGTGGTTGAAACAATTTGAAGATGTGGAGGATTATTTTATCTTTGTCTCAAATGGTAACGAAGCCGCATTAGAATTCTATAAACGTAAAGGCTTTACTGTAAGTCATAAAATCTTGGAAGAGTTTATCACGGTTTTACTAAACAAGTAA
- a CDS encoding TRAP transporter small permease: MKSLYNFSDLLIRFGAYASGFFIMVTTFMIFFEVVSRWLFNKPTIWATELSIYAIIASCYLGSAYAVRTYSHITVDLLINNVNDRIKTLLAYLSNAMGLAFSIIFTYYGIHHVMNTIELEVTSASLLRVPMYLPEMFLPIGGVLLCLAFILQIVDGGIHKGGEHI, encoded by the coding sequence ATGAAATCGCTGTATAATTTTTCCGATTTGCTCATTAGGTTTGGTGCTTATGCATCCGGATTTTTCATTATGGTGACAACTTTCATGATTTTCTTTGAAGTCGTTTCTAGATGGCTTTTCAACAAACCGACAATCTGGGCTACTGAACTGTCTATTTATGCAATCATCGCCAGTTGTTATTTAGGAAGTGCATATGCGGTACGAACCTATTCTCATATAACAGTGGATTTACTAATCAACAATGTTAACGATCGCATAAAGACATTGCTTGCTTATTTATCAAATGCCATGGGATTAGCATTCAGCATCATCTTTACTTATTATGGTATTCATCACGTGATGAATACCATAGAACTGGAAGTTACTTCTGCATCTTTGTTGCGTGTTCCGATGTACCTGCCTGAAATGTTCCTTCCTATCGGTGGCGTACTATTGTGTCTGGCGTTCATTTTGCAGATCGTTGACGGCGGGATACATAAGGGAGGGGAGCACATATGA
- a CDS encoding reverse transcriptase-like protein has translation MKIRIEWNYRTPKGTETFFQSEELPIAHALLIAEDLERTKRTKKVTYTDEHDSTWTVKEMKQYLKGLETEPHNITVHFDGGFDVATNSSGLGCVIYYEQSGKSYRLRRNAPSAELISNNEAEYAALYLCLQELELLNVHHLPVKIVGDSQVVINQLNGEWPALESNLSQWADRIDEKLNELGLQPEYQLVPRKSNAEADRLATQALNGIEILATSELKVE, from the coding sequence ATGAAAATCAGAATCGAATGGAATTACAGAACACCGAAAGGAACCGAAACCTTCTTCCAATCCGAAGAATTGCCGATTGCGCATGCTTTGCTGATTGCGGAAGATTTAGAGCGGACGAAGCGTACAAAAAAGGTAACGTACACGGATGAGCACGATAGCACGTGGACGGTGAAAGAAATGAAACAATACTTGAAAGGGCTTGAAACCGAACCACATAACATCACGGTTCATTTCGATGGTGGGTTTGATGTCGCGACAAACAGTTCTGGATTAGGCTGCGTCATCTATTATGAACAGAGCGGGAAGTCATACAGATTGCGACGGAACGCGCCTTCTGCCGAACTGATTTCAAATAATGAGGCGGAATATGCGGCACTTTACTTATGCCTGCAGGAACTCGAGCTCTTGAACGTCCATCATCTCCCGGTTAAAATCGTTGGGGATTCCCAAGTGGTCATCAATCAGTTGAATGGGGAATGGCCAGCGCTCGAATCTAATCTCTCCCAGTGGGCAGACCGGATTGACGAAAAGCTAAATGAACTTGGTCTCCAGCCCGAATACCAATTGGTTCCACGTAAATCGAATGCCGAAGCGGACCGATTAGCGACGCAGGCATTGAATGGGATTGAGATACTGGCGACTAGTGAGTTGAAGGTAGAGTAG
- a CDS encoding trypsin-like peptidase domain-containing protein, producing the protein MKKLIILLLSAFLFFTVSSTPVSAASKNMWGKIEIQTGMVGKIQILKDTDLYSVSNGKLKFVKKLKKGNEHGIFGESKSFGGVYKLTGSNVVKKSSSIKYIPVPKATKKVYTTKEIVSLNDAKIVLIDTDQGQGSGIVVGNGLILTNHHVMDGVTNATVTFTNGQKLDVKGIVESDAKKDIALIKTTKTFKTATVAIRPSSKGLAKGEKVVAIGSPIGLQNTVSEGIISSFRTINGVSLIQTNADIDHGSSGGGLFDTSGQLIGMTSSGFDSLSANLNFAISTEVFMPLVKKYSSKTHASINASFPIQVQTPTLDKISLGMTMEQVKSLSGGVFYSQENEYLTYTDVTVYGLMADVDYEFENNKLVSISVYHYVADNAPDLETIENYFDYMYDQLRLTYGEADELESDWVEVDDGYRLAAYWANNKHDAFLLVQVFLNDETFGGVQFTILEQ; encoded by the coding sequence TTGAAAAAGTTAATTATTTTGTTGTTATCTGCTTTTTTATTTTTCACAGTCTCAAGTACGCCCGTTTCTGCAGCGTCGAAAAACATGTGGGGCAAGATTGAGATTCAAACTGGGATGGTCGGTAAAATCCAGATTTTGAAGGATACTGATTTATATTCGGTTAGTAATGGTAAGTTGAAATTTGTGAAGAAGTTGAAAAAAGGAAATGAGCATGGGATTTTTGGAGAGTCAAAAAGCTTTGGTGGTGTCTATAAGCTGACTGGGAGTAATGTTGTTAAGAAGTCTTCTTCCATTAAGTATATACCAGTTCCAAAAGCAACCAAAAAAGTCTATACAACAAAAGAAATTGTAAGCTTAAACGATGCCAAGATTGTGCTTATTGATACTGATCAAGGACAAGGCAGTGGAATCGTCGTTGGAAATGGCTTGATTTTAACAAACCACCATGTCATGGATGGTGTGACGAATGCGACTGTCACTTTCACTAACGGTCAAAAGTTGGATGTAAAAGGCATTGTGGAATCCGATGCCAAAAAAGATATTGCCTTAATCAAAACAACGAAAACGTTCAAAACAGCAACTGTTGCAATTCGTCCTTCCAGCAAAGGGCTCGCTAAAGGTGAAAAAGTAGTTGCAATCGGAAGCCCCATCGGCTTGCAAAATACAGTTTCGGAAGGCATTATTAGTTCGTTCCGTACAATTAATGGCGTTTCATTGATTCAAACTAATGCAGATATTGACCACGGCAGTTCTGGTGGTGGATTATTTGATACGAGTGGGCAACTAATCGGGATGACAAGCAGTGGTTTTGATAGTTTGAGTGCTAACCTGAATTTCGCGATTTCCACAGAAGTGTTTATGCCTTTAGTGAAGAAATATAGCAGTAAAACCCATGCGAGCATTAACGCTTCGTTCCCAATACAAGTACAAACTCCCACCCTTGATAAGATTTCACTTGGGATGACGATGGAACAAGTCAAGAGCCTCTCAGGTGGTGTTTTCTACAGTCAAGAAAATGAGTATTTGACCTACACGGATGTAACGGTTTACGGATTAATGGCGGACGTGGATTACGAATTCGAAAACAACAAACTCGTCTCCATATCGGTTTATCACTATGTGGCAGATAATGCGCCTGACTTAGAAACAATTGAGAACTATTTCGACTACATGTACGATCAGCTTCGTTTAACATACGGGGAAGCTGATGAACTTGAATCGGATTGGGTAGAGGTGGATGATGGTTATCGTTTAGCTGCTTACTGGGCAAACAATAAACATGACGCTTTTCTATTGGTTCAAGTATTCTTGAATGACGAAACGTTTGGTGGCGTTCAGTTCACCATTTTAGAACAATAA
- a CDS encoding TRAP transporter large permease, with the protein MNIFFVGGLGTLLLLGLPVAFALATLAVAGMFFFNGGTFSFMQVPIISYKALDDFSLTALPMYVLMSQVLLVSGVGRDLYEMASRWFRHFPGGLAIATLFCCAIFAAISGSSVATAITIGSVALPEMVKRGYNKRHVLGLLAAGGTLGILIPPSVPMIIYGSVTGESIGKLFIAGIIPGLILTLSFMVFAAYQARHLKDAPATWKERMDATKTAIWGLMLPVIVIGGIYTGIFTPTEAAAVGVVLSFAIAAFFYRNLNLENFKKIIISTVKTNAMILFIIVGAMLLGYIMTILQIPQTITTYATEQDINPWVVFILINIVLLILGMFLETISILVITLPILYPIIVALGFDPIWFAIIMVINMELALISPPVGLNLFVLKGIDRTNTIDEIVKGVIPYAIIMLLLMVLLSIFPEIATFLIKEDLH; encoded by the coding sequence ATGAATATTTTCTTTGTAGGTGGTTTGGGAACTCTCTTATTGCTCGGACTGCCGGTTGCGTTTGCTCTTGCTACTCTCGCAGTCGCGGGGATGTTCTTCTTTAATGGCGGAACCTTTTCTTTTATGCAAGTTCCAATCATTTCCTATAAGGCACTTGATGACTTTTCTCTAACAGCATTACCGATGTATGTTTTGATGAGCCAGGTTTTATTGGTCAGTGGAGTTGGCCGTGATCTATACGAAATGGCTAGCCGCTGGTTCCGCCATTTCCCAGGCGGTCTCGCGATTGCCACACTTTTCTGCTGTGCCATATTTGCTGCAATATCTGGATCGAGTGTAGCTACTGCGATAACTATTGGTTCGGTTGCTTTGCCAGAGATGGTCAAGCGTGGATATAACAAAAGACATGTATTAGGTCTGCTTGCTGCCGGTGGTACATTAGGGATTTTGATTCCACCAAGCGTACCAATGATCATCTATGGATCAGTGACCGGTGAATCCATCGGAAAACTGTTCATCGCTGGAATTATACCTGGACTCATACTGACGCTTTCTTTCATGGTATTTGCTGCCTACCAAGCACGCCACCTTAAAGATGCACCTGCGACATGGAAAGAGAGAATGGATGCGACCAAAACAGCCATCTGGGGATTGATGCTGCCTGTAATCGTAATTGGAGGGATTTACACAGGTATTTTTACTCCAACTGAAGCGGCTGCAGTAGGTGTCGTGTTGAGCTTTGCGATTGCTGCATTTTTCTACCGTAATTTGAACTTGGAAAACTTCAAGAAAATCATTATTTCTACTGTTAAAACAAATGCGATGATATTGTTCATCATTGTCGGTGCGATGCTGCTTGGCTATATCATGACAATCTTGCAGATTCCACAAACTATTACTACCTATGCAACTGAACAGGACATCAACCCATGGGTCGTCTTTATTTTGATTAATATTGTGCTATTGATCTTAGGTATGTTCCTGGAAACGATTTCGATTTTGGTTATAACATTGCCAATCTTATATCCTATCATCGTGGCATTAGGCTTTGACCCAATCTGGTTCGCAATCATCATGGTAATCAACATGGAGCTGGCTTTGATCTCACCTCCAGTCGGACTGAACTTGTTCGTATTGAAAGGAATCGATCGAACAAATACCATCGACGAAATCGTAAAAGGCGTGATTCCTTATGCTATTATCATGCTACTATTAATGGTCCTACTGTCGATATTCCCAGAGATTGCAACCTTCTTGATTAAAGAAGATTTGCATTAG
- a CDS encoding S8 family serine peptidase, which produces MKSFVMGLSVTWLLCSYGNATVSAEEYEEKRMLVVFDEELNEQEMKETVLEAGGEMTEAYTEVDMASVDLTSVEAENLRKDPFVHLVEEDIILKLNNQWEDWGIASTRVPTAWDSGFTGKGIKVAVIDSGISPHSDLDIAGGISTVGYTSSYKDDQGHGTHVAGIIGARNNSFGVRGVAYETEIYAVKAFDRNGEAYLSDLIEGIDWSIANGMDIINLSSGTQTSTRSFLNVVNKAYDSGLLIVAAAGNDGAPNGLGDTVDFPARYASVIGVGAVNSFFERAPFSSTGPEVEVAAPGVEILSTYLDNQYAYMSGTSMATPYVTGQLALLKQAYPELTNEQLRLVLIEHTKDLGAAGRDPYFGYGFIQAASFLDPVDFQKANPQAAPEFQDVTSFYSPAVTYLVQNQITRGISTTEFGVSKNIKRADAAIWLAKELGLNKETAKASGFTDVPDRAIGAVNALKEAGIVGGKTTTRFGAYDTLTRGEVAIILQRAYKLSSDGSKYPFSDVSPKYSDAVGALVANYITDGISPTKYGVSNSITRGQLAVFMYRLSN; this is translated from the coding sequence TTGAAAAGTTTCGTTATGGGTTTATCTGTGACTTGGCTATTATGCTCTTATGGAAATGCCACTGTTTCTGCCGAAGAGTACGAAGAGAAACGAATGCTCGTTGTATTTGATGAAGAACTTAATGAGCAGGAAATGAAAGAGACGGTGTTGGAAGCTGGCGGTGAAATGACAGAAGCCTATACAGAGGTGGATATGGCGTCGGTCGATTTGACTTCAGTAGAAGCTGAAAATCTAAGAAAAGACCCTTTTGTGCACCTTGTCGAGGAAGATATCATCCTCAAGCTCAATAACCAATGGGAAGATTGGGGGATTGCGTCTACTAGAGTTCCAACAGCTTGGGATTCTGGATTTACAGGTAAAGGAATCAAAGTCGCAGTCATAGATTCAGGAATTTCTCCGCATAGTGACCTTGACATTGCTGGAGGTATTTCGACGGTTGGTTACACCTCTTCCTACAAAGATGATCAAGGACATGGAACGCATGTGGCTGGAATCATAGGTGCACGCAATAATAGTTTTGGGGTGAGAGGAGTCGCCTATGAGACGGAAATTTATGCAGTAAAGGCATTTGACCGTAACGGCGAGGCTTACTTATCGGATTTAATCGAGGGAATCGATTGGTCGATTGCAAACGGCATGGACATCATCAATTTGAGTTCAGGAACACAAACAAGTACTCGTTCATTCCTTAATGTCGTTAACAAGGCCTATGACAGTGGGTTATTGATTGTGGCGGCCGCTGGAAATGATGGAGCCCCGAATGGTCTGGGTGACACGGTCGATTTTCCAGCGCGTTATGCTTCGGTAATCGGTGTCGGTGCTGTTAACAGTTTTTTTGAACGGGCACCCTTTTCCTCCACTGGTCCAGAAGTCGAAGTGGCAGCTCCAGGTGTGGAAATATTGAGTACCTATTTAGACAATCAATATGCTTATATGAGCGGAACGTCAATGGCGACGCCATATGTGACAGGTCAACTTGCGTTGTTAAAGCAAGCATATCCTGAATTGACAAATGAGCAGCTTCGACTCGTTCTGATTGAACATACTAAGGATCTAGGCGCGGCAGGGAGAGATCCGTATTTTGGTTACGGTTTTATCCAGGCAGCTTCTTTCCTGGATCCGGTTGATTTCCAAAAAGCAAATCCACAAGCGGCTCCGGAGTTCCAGGATGTCACATCTTTCTATTCACCAGCAGTTACGTATTTGGTCCAAAATCAAATTACACGTGGCATATCTACGACTGAATTTGGCGTATCGAAAAATATCAAACGCGCGGATGCAGCCATCTGGTTGGCCAAAGAACTTGGCTTGAATAAGGAAACTGCAAAAGCATCTGGATTTACGGACGTACCAGACCGCGCGATTGGGGCAGTCAATGCACTTAAAGAAGCAGGAATCGTTGGTGGTAAAACGACCACGAGATTCGGAGCTTACGATACATTGACTCGTGGAGAAGTGGCCATTATCCTTCAACGTGCGTACAAGCTTTCTTCTGACGGAAGTAAATACCCTTTTTCTGATGTATCTCCGAAATACAGCGATGCAGTCGGCGCTTTGGTTGCAAACTATATTACAGATGGTATCTCTCCTACGAAATATGGCGTTTCTAATTCGATAACCCGTGGTCAATTGGCAGTGTTTATGTATCGGTTGTCAAATTAA